One stretch of Chaetodon auriga isolate fChaAug3 chromosome 18, fChaAug3.hap1, whole genome shotgun sequence DNA includes these proteins:
- the LOC143336553 gene encoding E3 ubiquitin-protein ligase TRIM50-like: MERRQSLEDQLRCPVCLDVFTEPLMLQCGHSYCKCCVRSMTMDLLGQLQCPVCRCAVDGDSPPPNVSLARIIEALQEVSVSGGVQPESCPQHHNPLSLYCEDERMVICGLCGSIGAHRGHKITPVSSVYSHMKEDISCLMTEFQHQKRKLEDQICKMAHNKSRITNESDVLKWVVRKEFGELRRCLEVEEAGFMQQVETSAAVLIASLQNQTDKLNQNLNRLQEAQNTLQGLSNEGHLGFIMKYGSIAPRFREIQELQQRQETIFSSLTFKPGFNHNDIKLTVWKRLHRKVLPAPEPLKLDPQTAHPMLELHHGDTVVTWGALLRRLPDNPERFSYSYCVLANRGFSSGKHYWEVEVGDKPKWRLGLIKGTTNRKTKLVKNPESGVWLIGLKDGVYEAFTLPRVVLPVLCPPRRVGLFLDYEGRGLTFYNIDSPNELGFIYSFRLEVQGKVYPLLDVCWHDRGDNKHPLVLTQPHREHLLHFPQPQKHDK; the protein is encoded by the exons GTGTTGTGTGCGCTCCATGACAATGGACCTGCTCGGTCAGCTGCAGTGTCCTGTGTGTCGCTGTGCTGTAGATGGAGATAGTCCTCCTCCCAATGTCAGTTTAGCTCGAATCATTGAGGCtctgcag gaagtgagtgttTCAGGTGGAGTTCAGCCAGAGTCATGTCCTCAGCATCACAACCCACTCAGCCTTTACTGCGAGGATGAACGAATGGTGATCTGTGGCCTCTGTGGAAGCATCGGTGCTCACCGTGGCCACAAAATCACACCTGTGAGCTCCGTCTACAGTCATATGAAg gaGGACATTTCGTGTCTAATGACAGAGTTCCAGCATCAGAAACGTAAACTGGAGGATCAGATCTGTAAAATGGCACACAACAAATCCAGGATCACT AATGAGTCTGACGTCCTGAAGTGGGTGGTGAGGAAGGAGTTTGGTGAACTGCGGCGCTGCCTTGAGGTGGAAGAGGCGGGGTTCatgcagcaggtggagacatCAGCAGCTGTCCTCATCGCTTCGCTCCAGAACCAGACAGACAAGTTAAACCAGAACCTAAACCGGCTGCAGGAGGCCCAGAACACCCTGCAGGGCCTGAGCAATGAGGGACACCTGGGCTTCATCATG aaGTATGGATCAATTGCTCCAAG GTTCAGGGAGATTCAGGAGCtccagcagaggcaggagacaaTCTTCAGCTCTCTAACGTTCAAACCAGGTTTCAACCACAATGACATTAAACTGACTGTGTGGAAAAGATTACATCGAAAAGTCCTGCCAg CACCAGAGCCATTGAAACTGGATCCTCAAACTGCTCACCCAATGTTGGAGCTCCATCATGGGGACACAGTGGTGACCTGGGGGGCTCTGCTGCGGAGGCTTCCTGATAATCCAGAGAGGTTTAGTTACAGCTACTGTGTCCTGGCCAACCGGGGCTTTTCCTCTGGCAAACACTACTGGGAG GTGGAGGTGGGTGACAAACCTAAATGGCGTCTTGGATTGATCAAAGGAACGACCAATCGGAAGACCAAGCTGGTGAAGAATCCAGAGAGTGGGGTGTGGTTGATTGGACTGAAGGATGGGGTTTATGAAGCCTTCACATTACCCAGGGTGGTCTTGCCGGTGTTGTGTCCCCCCCGCCGGGTGGGACTCTTCCTGGACTATGAGGGCAGAGGTCTAACCTTTTATAATATCGACAGTCCCAATGAGCTGGGTTTCATCTACAGCTTCAGGCTTGAGGTACAGGGAAAAGTCTACCCCCTGCTGGATGTCTGCTGGCATGACAGAGGAGACAACAAACACCCCCTGGTCCTAACTCAGCCTCACAGGGAGCACCTTTTGCACTTCCCCCAGCCCCAGAAACATGACAAGTGA
- the asb2a.1 gene encoding ankyrin repeat and SOCS box protein 2, with translation MAAASISRSGSAAPSLAFEDYSFYSNLSDDELLQVAIERSLTDTQCNISNGNTAAATATPPHRCDSNRLNPAARNTNQPSHSSHNPPTNDSSHKPPPAQTTAHYSSPNPPSERPPNPKTFDGTISHFITGSGKRMMVYRRADGSMAHMVPEPEEEEEPLFKAIHVGDVSRVKALAMRPGTNLMLPSKPGWLAIHQAAWYGQDTCLRVLLTAQPGMINKRTERGESALLVAVSKEHLQCVQVLLENGADPDLANYERETPLFKACERNSAAMVAALLNHGAAVNTHSFQGWTALQEAVYRNNIEICEMLLKAGAKHNLTNMYGISPLFTAAQSGQLASLRFLLKHGADINSQAADGATALYEAAKNGHEEIVELLLSQNADANKPGKTGFLPLHIAAQRGSETIVSMLIPATSKARIRRTGISPLHLAAERNRDDVLEGLIKAGFDVNAQLSKERSNLYEDRRSTVLYFSVINNNIDAVRMLLAAGANPNLDLFRPLMVAARMGCIQTVTLLVEYGADINACIPTHPTTFPAIYMFSMKYLPMFKYLLDHGGYALSCFDCIYGSQPHPPIKTTRSERDHLRNSDSVLPETQQMRGVQFCEMISVPSICRWAGPIIDVLLDYVGHVHLCSRLMEHLNSYHEWSVIKDKAAPPRPLLQLCRLQILQLVGRRHLKKLPLPGGLIRFLKHQEGPVNDC, from the exons ATGGCAGCAGCCAGCATCTCTCGCTCTGGATCAGCAGCTCCCAGTCTGGCCTTTGAGGATTATTCTTTCTATAGTAACCTGAGTGATGATGAACTGCTGCAAGTCGCCATCGAGCGCAGTCTGACCGACACGCAGTGCAACATCAGCAATggcaacactgctgctgccactgccacaCCTCCTCACCGATGTGATAGCAACAGACTGAACCCTGCAGCCAGAAACACCAACCAACCCAGCCACAGCTCACATAATCCACCTACAAACGACAGCTCCCATAAACCACCTCCTGCCCAGACCACTGCGCACTACAGTTCTCCCAATCCTCCTAGTGAAAGACCTCCTAATCC GAAGACCTTTGATGGGACAATCAGTCACTTCATAACGGGTTCTGGGAAGAGGATGATGGTGTATCGCAGAGCTGACGGCAGTATGGCCCACATGGTTCCAGAACCAGAAGA ggaggaggagccTCTGTTCAAAGCAATCCATGTTGGTGATGTGAGTAGAGTGAAAGCATTGGCAATGCGTCCGggaacaaacctgatgctgcCAAGTAAACCAGGCTGGCTCGCCATTCACCAGGCAGCGTGGTATGGCCAGGACACCTGTCTGAGAGTACTTCTGACAG CTCAGCCAGGGATGATCAACAAGCGAACTGAACGTGGTGAGTCTGCGCTGCTGGTCGCTGTCAGCAAAGAGCATCTGCAATGTGTTCAGGTACTGTTGGAAAACGGAGCTGACCCTGACCTCGCAAACTATGAACGGGAGACTCCACTCTTCAAAG CCTGTGAGAGGAACAGTGCTGCAATGGTGGCGGCATTATTGAATCATGGTGCGGCAGTGAACACTCATTCTTTTCAGGGTTGGACTGCCCTGCAAGAAGCTGTGTATCGAAACAACATAGAGATctgtgaaatgctgctgaagGCTGGAGCCAAACACAACCTCACCAACATGTACGGCATCTCACCACTGTTTACTGCCGCTCAGAGTGGGCAGCTTGCCTCCCTGCGCTTCCTCCTCAAACATG GTGCTGACATTAACAGCCAGGCTGCTGACGGAGCAACCGCTCTGTATGAAGCTGCTAAAAATGGACACGAAGAAATTGTGGAGCTCCTCCTTTCTCAGAATGCTGATGCCAACAAACCTGGAAAGACTGGGTTCTTGCCACTTCACATTGCAGcccagagaggaagtgaaac CATTGTCTCCATGTTGATCCCGGCCACTAGTAAGGCCAGAATCCGGCGGACCGGCATCAGTCCACTCCACCTTGCTGCTGAGCGTAACCGTGATGATGTCCTTGAAGGTCTGATTAAAGCGGGCTTCGATGTCAATGCTCAGCTGTCTAAAGAACGCTCAAACCTATACGAGGACCGGCGCAGCACAGTGCTATATTTCTCCGTTATTAACAACAACATCGATGCTGTGCGCATGCTGCTGGCAGCTGGTGCCAACCCGAACCTGGACCTGTTCAGGCCACTGATGGTGGCAGCAAGAATGGGCTGCATCCAGACCGTCACCCTGCTGGTGGAGTACGGGGCTGACATCAATGCCTGCATTCCCACACACCCCACCACCTTCCCTGCCATCTACATGTTCTCTATGAAGTACCTGCCCATGTTCAAGTACCTGCTGGACCATGGAGGCTACGCCCTCTCGTGCTTTGACTGTATCTATGGCAGCCAACCTCATCCACCAATCAAAACCACCAGATCAGAGAGGGATCACCTACGCAACTCTGACAGTGTCCTGCCAGAGACACAACAAATGAGAGGTGTCCAG ttCTGTGAGATGATCTCAGTCCCAAGTATTTGTCGGTGGGCGGGGCCAATCATTGATGTACTGTTGGACTATGTTGGTCATGTGCATCTCTGCTCCAGACTGATGGAACACCTGAATAGTTACCACGAGTGGAGTGTCATCAAGGACAAAGCAG cTCCTCCAcggccactgctgcagctctgcaggttgCAGATTCTGCAGCTGGTTGGACGTCGACATCTGAAGAAGTTACCACTGCCTGGAGGTTTGATCCGCTTCCTGAAACATCAGGAGGGACCTGTGAATGACTGCTGA